A part of Aquibium oceanicum genomic DNA contains:
- a CDS encoding YybH family protein, which produces MSTIPLLSSLAASLAIAAAPALATEHKESRRILSVIEAMTTAFAAGDVEAVLETYENGAVVVGEPGSPSSGETALRALFEGFLAVEPKFTYHGHEVVEAGDIALHLMPWAMTGKAPDGTPIEDSGLSIAVLRRQVNGGWLMVIDHPYGDMQMKR; this is translated from the coding sequence ATGTCGACCATTCCTCTCCTCTCCTCTCTCGCCGCGTCGCTCGCCATTGCCGCCGCGCCTGCACTTGCCACCGAACACAAAGAGTCGCGACGCATTCTGTCCGTCATCGAGGCGATGACGACCGCCTTCGCCGCCGGCGACGTCGAAGCTGTGCTCGAGACATATGAGAATGGCGCTGTCGTTGTCGGTGAGCCGGGCAGTCCGTCTTCTGGCGAAACGGCACTACGCGCCCTGTTCGAGGGTTTCCTCGCCGTGGAGCCGAAATTCACCTATCATGGCCATGAAGTCGTCGAGGCCGGCGACATAGCCCTGCATCTCATGCCTTGGGCGATGACAGGAAAAGCTCCTGACGGCACACCGATCGAGGATAGCGGGCTTTCGATCGCCGTCCTACGAAGGCAGGTGAATGGAGGATGGCTGATGGTAATCGACCATCCGTATGGAGACATGCAAATGAAGAGGTAG